In a single window of the Syntrophorhabdales bacterium genome:
- a CDS encoding trypsin-like peptidase domain-containing protein encodes MKERTIRFVPITLFLVAIMISASSVPAQEPRHIEIRIINPSPSPEQPQKREATKEATQDRDSSARAPSLQAEDTSQVIRQSMPAVVTVVTDEGLGSGFFVNSDGYILTNSHVVGKESWPSIRLANGKSVSANIIKTDEEKDLALLKASGSVFPALPLGDSNRVSQGESVIAIGSPMGLEGTVTRGIVSALRKAANGVIYIQTDAAVNPGNSGGPLLNKAGQVIGINTMKILSSQMDTDRLGFAISINDAKKFMGQ; translated from the coding sequence ATGAAAGAACGTACGATTCGCTTTGTACCGATCACTCTCTTCCTCGTGGCAATAATGATAAGCGCGAGCTCAGTACCAGCGCAAGAGCCGCGCCATATTGAAATCCGCATTATCAATCCGTCTCCCTCCCCGGAGCAGCCCCAAAAGCGGGAGGCTACAAAAGAGGCCACGCAGGATAGAGACTCGTCCGCACGAGCCCCATCTCTTCAGGCGGAGGATACTTCACAGGTGATCCGGCAATCGATGCCGGCCGTGGTAACGGTTGTTACGGACGAAGGATTGGGTTCGGGTTTCTTCGTCAACTCCGATGGCTACATTCTGACAAACTCCCATGTTGTCGGCAAAGAAAGCTGGCCCTCTATCCGCCTTGCCAATGGGAAGAGCGTCTCTGCAAACATAATAAAGACTGATGAAGAAAAAGACTTAGCACTGCTGAAGGCTTCGGGTTCCGTTTTCCCTGCCCTTCCTCTCGGCGATTCAAACAGAGTTTCACAAGGCGAGTCGGTCATAGCAATCGGATCGCCAATGGGTCTGGAGGGCACTGTCACAAGAGGTATCGTCAGCGCTCTCAGAAAAGCCGCTAACGGGGTAATTTACATCCAGACTGATGCAGCAGTGAATCCGGGAAACAGTGGCGGACCGCTGCTAAACAAAGCGGGGCAGGTTATAGGCATAAATACCATGAAAATTCTGAGCAGTCAGATGGATACTGATCGGCTTGGCTTCGCCATATCGATCAATGATGCAAAGAAATTTATGGGACAATGA
- a CDS encoding thiamine pyrophosphate-dependent enzyme, with protein MNRQEQRMLMGNEALGRGLFENGCSLVASYPGTPASEVLASVVAFSREAESPLHIEWSINEKVAFEVALAHSYTGKRAAVAMKQVGLNVAADPFMRSAYLGVKGGFVLISADDPGPHSSQTEQDSRLFAHFAKVPVFDPSSPREAKEMVKKAFELSERYEIPVMIRPTTRVCHARQNVTCKQPKLLERRAHFEKDPSRWAATPQFIYDLHKLLNEKMDKIAAEKALSPVPFVSLPSRNKRCVIASGVAFAHTYELFEELRLFDRVDLFQVLLPHPLNRPFIDMIHANYKQALVIEETYPVIELQLGNGKIHGRKSGFVPRQGELMPDLIHESLERFLGRTSRPQRTAGVSPGKRPSLCAGCPHRPAFFAIKKTFPKGIFPSDIGCYTLGMNLGAVDTCHCMGACISQGAGFYHSYAQDGGPIPPIVVTIGDSTFFHAGIPGLINCVVQESRFIIVILDNSTTAMTGHQPSPHLGIKADGSPTAAVSIPGIVAASGVRFLRECDPYDVPAFSALLQEADAHCRSEEGGMAVIISKRSCPVDKRAVRPERLYAMSVSDACDGCRLCMKQFECPALEWVEVPGKKRGRAAIDKALCIECGVCKHVCPKGAIVVAEEKAI; from the coding sequence ATGAATAGACAGGAACAAAGAATGCTGATGGGCAACGAAGCGCTCGGAAGAGGGCTGTTTGAAAACGGGTGTTCGCTGGTAGCTTCCTATCCCGGGACACCGGCGTCTGAAGTACTTGCGTCGGTGGTCGCCTTTTCCAGAGAGGCTGAATCGCCCCTTCATATAGAATGGTCCATCAATGAAAAGGTAGCATTCGAGGTGGCGCTGGCTCATAGCTACACGGGTAAGCGGGCTGCAGTAGCCATGAAACAGGTGGGCTTGAACGTGGCAGCCGACCCGTTCATGCGTTCCGCATACCTCGGCGTCAAAGGAGGTTTCGTCCTGATTTCCGCTGACGATCCGGGCCCGCACAGTTCCCAGACAGAACAGGACAGCCGCCTTTTTGCTCATTTCGCAAAGGTCCCGGTCTTCGATCCTTCCTCTCCACGAGAGGCCAAGGAGATGGTAAAGAAGGCATTCGAGCTCTCGGAACGCTACGAGATTCCTGTAATGATACGGCCGACCACGCGTGTCTGTCACGCACGCCAGAATGTCACCTGCAAGCAGCCGAAGCTTCTTGAAAGACGCGCTCATTTTGAGAAAGATCCGTCACGGTGGGCAGCAACCCCACAGTTCATCTACGATCTGCACAAACTTCTCAATGAGAAAATGGACAAGATCGCTGCAGAGAAGGCGCTCTCTCCTGTCCCGTTTGTCTCTCTTCCCTCGCGCAACAAACGGTGCGTCATTGCTTCTGGCGTAGCTTTTGCCCACACCTATGAGCTTTTTGAAGAGCTGCGCCTCTTCGACCGCGTCGATCTTTTTCAGGTGTTGCTGCCGCACCCGCTCAATAGACCGTTCATCGACATGATACACGCCAATTACAAACAGGCGCTTGTCATCGAGGAAACGTATCCCGTGATAGAACTCCAGCTCGGCAACGGAAAGATCCACGGTAGAAAATCCGGCTTTGTTCCCCGACAGGGCGAACTGATGCCAGATCTCATCCATGAGAGCCTTGAGAGGTTTCTGGGAAGAACTTCCCGCCCACAGAGGACGGCAGGCGTGTCACCGGGAAAAAGACCCTCGCTCTGCGCGGGCTGCCCGCACCGGCCTGCTTTTTTTGCGATCAAGAAAACATTTCCCAAGGGTATATTCCCAAGTGACATCGGCTGCTACACGCTGGGCATGAATCTCGGCGCTGTGGACACGTGTCACTGCATGGGCGCCTGCATAAGCCAGGGGGCGGGCTTTTACCACTCGTACGCGCAGGACGGAGGACCCATTCCTCCCATCGTCGTCACTATCGGCGATTCAACCTTTTTTCACGCAGGCATCCCCGGCCTCATCAACTGTGTCGTACAGGAATCTCGCTTTATCATAGTAATTCTCGACAACAGCACGACCGCCATGACCGGGCACCAGCCTTCCCCGCACCTTGGCATCAAAGCAGACGGCTCACCAACGGCGGCTGTCTCCATTCCCGGGATTGTCGCTGCGAGCGGCGTCAGGTTCCTGCGCGAATGCGATCCTTACGACGTGCCGGCCTTCAGTGCATTGCTCCAGGAAGCCGATGCACACTGTCGCAGCGAAGAAGGCGGCATGGCCGTGATCATCTCCAAGCGTTCCTGTCCTGTAGATAAGAGAGCGGTCCGACCGGAACGGCTCTATGCCATGTCGGTGAGCGATGCTTGCGACGGG